The Nodosilinea sp. PGN35 genomic sequence GTGCATGAGAAAAAAGAAGTTTTAAGTTGATTCCGAACTAAGCCCAGACTTTGAGATATTCGCTTCGCCATCCCCTCCAGGGAGGGGCCAGGGGTGGGTTAATCTCGGTCTGAAAGAACTTACTCGCCATCGGTGACGGTTTTTGGGTCGCTGGTTTGAACCCACCCCGCCCTTCGGGCACCCCTCCGAGGAGGGGATGATTTACTTGACGGCCCCAAAGGTGAGACCTCGCACCAGCTGGCGCTGGCTAACCCAGCCAAAGATGAGAATAGGGGCGATCGCCATGCTAGAAGCCGCCGACAGCTTGGCCCAAAACAACCCCTGGGGGCTAGAAAATGACGCAATAAACGCCGTCAAAGGAGCCGCATCAAAGGTGGTCAAATTGAGGCTCCAGAAGGCTTCATTCCAGGACAAAATAATCGAGAGCAGGGCGGTGGAAAAAATTCCCGGCAGGGCCAGGGGCAGCAAGACATGCACCAGTTCCTGATAGGTGGATGCGCCATCCATGCGATCGGCTTCGAGAATTTCCTTCGGCACTTCTTTGAAGAAGCTGTAGATCATCCACACCACAATCGGCAGGTTAATCAAGGTGTAAATGATGATTAACCCGATGCGGGTGTCGAGCAGCCCCGTCTCCCGCGCCAGAATGTAGATTGGCACCAGCACGCCCACGGCGGGCAGCATTTTGGTCGAGAGCATCCACAGCAGCGTGCCCTTGGTGCGCTTGGTGGGGAAAAACGACATGGCGTAGGCGGCCGGAATCGCCAGCAGCAGCGACACAATCGTCGCCCCGAGGGAAATTACCACGCTGTTTAAGGCAAAGTTAAAGTACGAGGCCCGAGTCTGCACCGCCACGTAGTTCTCCAGGGTGGGCCGAAAGAACAGCTGGGGTGGGGTCGCCACCGCCGCCACCTCGGTCTTAAAGCTGGTGATGAACATCCAGAAAATTGGGAAGAACAGCAGGCAGGCCACCAGCCAGCCCAGCAGAGGAATCCACCAGCGGTTGGATCGATTAGTTGCCATATCAGGTGTCCAAATTACGAGCAACACTGCGCATCAGGAAGATCGCCACGATGTTGGCCAGCACGACGGCAATTAAACCGCCCGCCGAGGCCCCACCGACGTCAAATTCCAGCAGCGCTTTCAGGTAGATGTAGTAGGCCAGGTTGGTGGTGGCGAGGCCAGGGCCGCCCCCGGTGGTGACGAAGATTTCGGCAAAGATGGTGAGAAAGAAAATCGTCTCGATCATGGCGACCACGGCGATCGCCCGGTTGAGGTGGGGCAGCACCACAAAGCGGAACAGCTGCATGGCGCTGGCCCCATCCATGCGGGCCGCTTCCATCTGATCGGTGTCGAGGGACTGAATCGCCGTCAGCAAAATCAGCAGGGCAAAGGGCAGCCACTGCCAGGCCACAATGATGATGATCGCCAGCAGTGGGAAGTCGGCAAACCAGTCGATTGCCCCCAGGCCCAGCCCCCGCGTGATCTGGGCAAATAGCCCATTGACCGGGTGCATCAGCATGTTTTTCCAGATCAGGGCGCTGACCGTGGGCATGACAAAAAAGGGCGAAATCGCCAGCACCCGGGCCACGCCGCGACCGAAAAACTCCTGGTTAAACAGCACCGCCAGCACGGTGCCGAGGCCAATGGTAATCGCCAGCACCGACACCACCAGAATCATTGTGATGCCGATGGAAATCCACAGGGTGGGGTCGGTGAGGATGTAGGTAAAGTTGGCAAAGCCAACAAACTCGCGATTGTCGGGAATCAGCAGGTTGTAGCGCTGGAAGGCAAACCAGATGGCCATCGCCAGCGGCACCACCATCCAGAGCACGAGCAGAATCACCGAAGGGGCTACCAGCAGCCGGGCGGGAATTGAGCGGTGCGATCGCGCCCGCGCAGGCGGCGGGGAATGGGCAGGGGTTGCGATAGAGGACGTCATAGTTAGGGAGTGAGGGAGTGGGGGAGTGAGGGAGTGGGGGAGTGGGGGAGTGGGGGAGGTTTTTACCCCATCACTCCCTTACCCCATTACTCGATGTAACCCGTGTGCCGCATAAACCGCTCAGCCACGGTCTGCGACTGGGCGATCGCCCGATCGACCGAGACCTGATTGGCCAGGGCCGAGGCCATTCGCTGGCCGACCTGGGTGCCGATCGCCTGAAATTCAGGAATATCGACGTATTGCACGCCCTGGTAGGGGGTGGGCAGCGGCGACGGGTTGGTGATGTCAGCTGACTCAATGGCGCTCAGCACGGTGGCGGCGAAGGGGGCGGCGGCCTGGTAGTCGGGGTTCTCGTAGGTGGAGGTGCGGGTGCCGGGGGGCACGGCAACCCAGCCGTACTCATCGGCCACCAGCTGCACGTACTCCTTGGAGGTGGCCCAGGCGACGAAGCGCTCGGCGGCCTCGGGCGACTGCGACGTGGCCGGAATCGCCAGGGCCCACGACCACAGCCAGTTCGAGCCGTTGGGGTACGACTCGACCGGGGCGCGGGCAAAGCCGAGGCGATCGGCCACCTGCGACTGCTCGGGGTTAGAGAGCAGCCCGGCGGCGACGGTGGCGTCGATCCACATGCCGCAGCTGCCGGTGGAGAACAGGGCCAAATTTTCGTTAAAGCCGTTGGAGCTGGCTCCGGGCGGCCCGTACTGGTTCATTACGTTGACGTAGAAACTGACCGCGTTTTGCCACTCGGGGCTGTCGATGGTGGGCTGCCAGTCCATATCAAACCAGCGGCCGCCAAAGGTGTTGACCAGGGTGGTGAGAAAGGCCATGTTCTCGCCCCAGCCCGGCTTGCCCCGCAGGCAAATGCCGTAGACGCCGTTGGCCGGGTCGTGGATCTGGCTGGCCCATTCGCCCACCTGCTCGTAGGTGGGGTTGGCGGGCACTGTGATGCCTGCCTCGTCAAACAGGTCGGTGCGGTAGTAGAGCATCGAGCTTTCGCCGTAGAAGGGCACCGCGTAGAGGGTGTCTTCGTAGGAAAGCCCGGTGCGGATCGGGTCGATCAGGTCGTCCACGTCGTACTCGGCGGGCAGCCCGTCGAGCGATCGCAGCCAGCCCCGCCTGGCCCAGATCGGCGTTTCGTAGGATCCAATGGTCAACACATCGAACTGACCGCCTTGGCTGGCCACATCGGTGGTGGTGCGCTGGCGCAAAATGTTTTCTTCCAGCATGACCCAGCGCAGCTGAATGTCGGGGTTGTCGGCTTCAAACTGGCGCGACAGGTCTTGCATCACCACCATGTCGCCGTTGTTGACGGTGGCAATGGTGAGGCGAGTTTGGCCCTCGGCCTGGGGACCTGGGGTACAGGCATTGACCAGCTGCACTGCTAAAAGGCCAATGAGAAATGCCGCCAGCCCTCTGGCGCGCATTCGGGCGCGGCGAAATAGGCGCATCGCACGGCTCCTAGGATTGCTAAAAAAATAAACTAAGTTGAATTTATGCTCTTGTCATGGGCAAAAGCCCAATAATGGAATCATACTGATCTCGCTTCCCAGGGGTGAGGCGTTCAGTAATATTCGCAACAATTCTTGATTGCAGTTCTAATCTTGAGGCCAGCTGTATGAGCGCGACGGCAACCTATGCCTTCATGGGCAAAACCATTCTGATTACTGGCGGGGCGGGGGAAATTGGTAGGGCCACCGCCCACAGATTTGCCGCCAACGGGGCTGCCGTTGTGTTGCTGGATATTAATGAAACTAAGCTTGCCGAAGTGGCCCAGGGGCTAAAGGACTACGGCAACCCGGTCTACACCTTTTGCTGTGATGTGACCCAGTCTGAAGCGGTGGCTCAGGCGTTTGCAAGGGTCATCGAGCAGGTGGGCCACCTCGACTACGTGTTCAACAATGCTGGCTACCAGGGCGCGTTTGCCACCACCGACGAGTACCCTGAAGAAGACTTCCAGAAGGTGATCGATATCAACGTGGTGGGCGTGTTTCACATTCTCAAGGCCGCTGCCCGGCACCTGAGGGCAACGGGCGGCGGGGCGATCGTCAATATGGCCAGCCACGCTGGGGTAGATGGGCCGCCCAACATGCTGGCCTACGCCGCCTCCAAATTCGCGGTGATTGGCATGACCCAAACCGCCGCCAAAGACCTGGCCCCCCACGGCATTCGCGTCAACGCCCTGTCGCCCTCGCTGATTGGCCCCGGCATGATGTGGACTCGCCAGACAGAATTGCAGGCGGGGGTCGGCTCCCAGTATTTTGACAGCAGCCCCAAAGTGGTGGAGCAGCAGATGATAGACTCAGTGCCGCTGCGCCGCCTAGGCCGTTTGGAGGAGGTGGCCAGCGGGGTGGCTTTCTTGATGAGCGATGAGGCCAGCTACATCACTGGCTTTAATCTCGACATCACCGGGGGACAGTAGGGCAATTGGGACAAGATTGAGCAAAAAATCTGACTACAGATATATGCCCATCTATCCTGGGAAAGATTTTTGAGTTTAACAAGCTCCTGCCTGAGAGAGTGGCGGTGGATGAGGTGAGCGATGGGAGATATATATGGAGAAAAGCGCGATGGTCGGAGACCGGCCCAGCAGGGCCATCGCAAACTCGACCAGGCGGCCCACGCCGCCTGGCTGTACTACATTGCCGGCAACACCCAGGAAGAGATCGCCTGCAAGCTCAATGTGTCACGACAGGCGGCCCAGCGCTTGGTGGCCCTGGCGGTCAGCGAAAAGCTGATTAAATTTCGCCTCGACCATCCCCTCAGCCACTGCATTGCCCTGGCCGAGGCCCTGCGCGATCGCTTTGGTCTGTCCCTATGTGAAGTTGTCCCCGACCCCGCCGTGGGCGGCGACCCCTACAACGGTCTGGGGGTCTGCGCTGCCACCCACCTCGAAACCTACCTGGTGGCAAAATCGCCCTCCATTCTGGCCTTTAGCTCGGGCCGCACCCTGCGGGCCATGGTCGATCAGATTCCCTCGATGGATCAGCCCCAGCACAAGATTGTCTCGATTGTGGGCAACATGTCGCACTACGGGCTGGCCGGTCGCCACGAGGTGGTCATGCACCTGTCTGACCGGGTGGGCTCGCAGACCTACCCGGTGCCCACCCCAGCGGTGGCCACCAGCGTAGAAGAGCGCGACCTGCTGCAAACCCAGCGATCGTTTCTGGCCGTCAAAGCCCTGGCCGAGCAGGCCAAGGTCACCTTCGTCGGCATCAGCCACATCGCCTGGAATGCGCCCCTCCACGAGGACGGCTTTATCAACGACGCCGAACTGACCGAGCTGATCGAGCTGGGGGCGGTGGGCGAAATTGCCGGTTGGGCCTTCGACGCCCAGGGCATGCTGCTGCCAGCGGGCACCAACAGCCGCGTGGCTGGCGTGCCCCTAGAGCAACCGGCCCAGCACCTGGTAATTGGTGTGGCTGGAGGGCTGCGTAAAACCGAAGCTATTTTCGCCGCCCTCCAGGGACAGCTAATCAGCGGGCTGATTACCGATGAAACGGTGGCCACGGCAATCTTGGCGAAATGATGCATTGCCTCCCCAAAGTCTACCGATGCCTGCTCACCCGTTAGGAGAAAACCATGACCGAGCCTGTTATATGCCTGGGGGAATGCCTGGTCGATCGCCTGTTTGAGGCCGGAGAGACCCCCGACGCCACCTCAAAGAACGGCACCGATTACCCCGGCGGCGCGCCCGCCAACGTGGCCACCGCGATCGCCAAACTCGGCACCCCCACCCGCCTGATCAGCGCCCTGGGCCAGGACGATCTGGGCGACTGGCTGATTCAAACCGTGGAGCAGCAGGGGGTGACGTGTCAGGTGCAGCGGGTGGCCGATCTGCCCACCCGCACGGTGCTGGTGCAGCGGGACGCAACCGGCGATCGCACCTTCATCGGCTTTAGCGCCCCCGACCCCGCCGCCTTTGCCGACGCCCACCTGGCTCCTGAGTGGATCGATACCGTGGACTTCAGCGGGGTGAGGTATCTGGTGATGGGCACCCTGGGCCTGGCCTACCCCACCACCGCCCGCGCTATGGCGCAGGCGCGGGACAAAGCCCAGCGGGCGGGGGCCAAAATCGTGATCGATCTGAACTGGCGGCCCGTGTTTTGGCCTGAGGTGGAGTTGGCCCCGCCCAAAATCCGGGAATTCTTAAACGCCGCCAACCTGCTCAAGCTCTCCCGTGAAGAGGCCCTGTGGCTGCTCGATACCGACTCTGCCGCTGACATTGTTCACCAGTTTCCCCAGTGCGAGGCCGTGCTGCTCACCGACGGCGGCAACGGCAGCACCTGCGCCACGCGACAGCACAGCGTTTCGCTACCCGCCTTTGCCGTAGACAGCATTGACACCACAGGGGCCGGGGATGCGTTTCTGGCGGGAATTCTGCATCAGCTCTGCCAGCAAGGATGGGAGAGCCTGCAATCGGCTGACACCATTGAGGACATTCTGCGCTACGCCAGTGCTGTGGGGGCCTTGACAACGCTGAAGCCGGGGGCGATCGCCGCCCAGCCCACCCCCCAGGAGGTCGATGCCTTTTTGCACCAGCCTAAACCCTGAAGGCGAATGCCACAGGCACCTCCGGAGGGGCAAACGGTGTTTGCCCGAACCAAACCAGGGCAGATCACCAGAATTTGACGCGATCGCCCCTCAAGCCAGCTCCAGCCCAATCTCAAAACGCCCGGTGTAGCCCTCCCCATTCTGGGTTACAGGCAGCATGAGCTGATCGCCACCGCTACGAAAAATGCCGTCGTTTTGGTTGCGGGTGGTGCGATCGCCCCTGGTGCTGTAGGGGGCCTGGGCGTAGATGCGATCGCTCAAAGCATCGTCAAAGTAGAGCTGTGAGGTAAACTCATAGCCCTGATTGGCCGCAGTACTGCCGCGAATTTTGAAGTGAATATGCACGGCTCTACCCGGATACCAGCCGGGATAGATGGTGGTAAACCCGACCGTGCCGTCGGTGTGGGTGACTTGGGCACCGCGCAGGAATTTCTGGCCTAGGGTGTTGGCTCTGCGATCGGCTACGTCTGAATACGCTCCAGTAGCATCACAGTGCCAGATATCCACCATTGCCCCTGCCAGCGGCACACAGGCATTAGCACCCACCTGGGAAACTTGAAATTGCAGCGTTAGGGGAACACCCGGTTTCACCGTGCCGGTCGCCGGGTCAGATCGAATATCGGAGCGAGTCAACCCGTCATCGACAAAAAAGGGGCCTTCGGTCTGCTGGGGGCGCACCGTACAGGCGGGTTGCCCTGCCGCCCCGGTCGAGGGTTGGGCTACGGTGCCGCTGGGTTCAGCCGAGGTCGAGGGCCTGCGGGCACAGCCCAGCAGCGAAACCATCAGGCTGCCGCCGATGAAGCCCAGGGCGTCTCGACGCTTGAGGCTAAGACCATCTGTTCTGGATACGTATTGTCTTGGCATTGAGTTAGGGGCGTTGCTATATCGACAGTTTCTATTTGGTCAACGCAAAATGACCGTTTGCTCCAACCTTCAGTTACAGCTTTGTCATGGAGCAGCGATGATCATTTACCTGACAACCTTCAGCGACTCGTAGAGTGGGGTGTAGCGCTCAAACGCCGCCTCATAGGCCGCATGCTGTTGGGGCTGCACCGCCTCGATCGCCTCCGGCAGCATCTCAAATGCCACCGCCAGCGATGGATAGACCCCCACCCCCACCATCGCCAAAATCGCCGCGCCGTAGGCTGCCCCCTCCTCTGCCTTGGGGGCCACCAGTTCGGTGCCCAACACATCCGCCAGCAGGTGAAACCAGAGGGGCGATCGCACCCCGCCCCCGGTGGCCAACAGTTGGTTCACAGGCGCAATCTCCTGGATCACCTCCAGGGTCGCCCGCAGGCTAAAGGCCACCCCCTCCAGCACCGCGCGAATCAGGTCGCCCTGGGTGTGGGCCAGCGACAAATTCACCCAGGCCCCCCGCGTGTCGGGGTCGAGGTAGGGGCTGCGCTCCCCGGCCAGGTGGGGTAAAAACAGCACGCCCCGCGCCCCCGGCTCAGAGGTTTCGGCCAGGGCCATCAGGTCATTAAACGCAATGTCGGGGGCAAAGGTATCGCGGTACCAGCGCAGGGCACCCCCCGCCGCCAGGGTCACCCCCAGCAGGTGGTAGCCGCCGTCGGCATGGCAAAACAGATGGACGCGCCCCTCGGGGTCGGGAGTAGGGCGATCGCAGGGGGCAAAAATCACCCCCGAGGTGCCGATGCTGAGGCTGCCCCGGCCCAAATTGCGCTCTGAAATGCCCAGGCCGATCGCCGCCGCCGCGTTATCGCCGCCGCCCGCGACCACGGGTAAACCCTTGGGCAGCCCGGTGCGATCGGCGATCGCTGACTGTAGCCGTCCAACGGTGGCCGTCGATTCCACTACTTGGGGAAACAGGTCGGGGCTGATGTCCAAAGCGGTGAGAATGTCGGTATCCCACTGGCGGCTGGCCAGGTTCAGGCAGCCAATACCCGAGGCGTCGGAGGGTTCGGTCGCCGCTGCCCCCGTGAGCACGTAGCCGAGATAGTCCTTGGGCAAGAGCACCCGCTGCACCTGCTCGTAGGCCTGCGGCTCCTCCTGCCGCAGCCACACCAGCTTGGGCAATTGAAACCCTGTAATCGCCGGGTTGCCCGTGCGCTGTATTAGCTCCTGCCGGGGCACCGCCGCCTCGATCGCCGCCACCGCTTGGCCCGTGCGCTGGTCATTCCAGAGAATGGCGGGGCGAATCACCTGGCCCGCCCCATCCAGGGGCACCAGGCCGTGCATCTGCCCCGACAGCCCCAGGCCAAGCACGCTCTGCCCGTTGAGCTGGTCTGCCACGGTGCTCAGAGCGGCCAGAGTGGCATTCACCCAGTCAGCGGGACGCTGCTCCGTCCAGCCGGGGTGGGGCGTCAGCAGCGGGTAACTCTGGGTGGTTTGGGCGACTACCTGGCCTTGCAGATCGACGGCGATCGCCCGCACCCCGCCGGTTCCCAGGTCTAAACCAATGACTACGTCCGCCAATTCAGCCTCCCCTCTTACGATTCTGCTATGAGTCTGCAATGATCGGTGTCTTTAACTCTCCGGCGGTGCGTTCTGGCACCGGTTGAAGTTCCTGCTCCACAGCGACCGGCTCATCCAGGCGGCTCTCCTCCCAGGTGATCAGGCGTGCCCCGCCCTTGCGGGTGAAATAGTTCCAAAGCCACTGGATCATCACCAACAGCTTGTTGTCAAACTCAATCAGGTAGTAGATGTGCACAAAAATCCAGATCAGCCAGGCCGGAAAGCCCCACACCTTCAACTGCCCCATGGTGACCACCGCCGCGTGGTGGCCAATCACCGCCAGACTGCCCACATCGTCGTAGTGGAAAGGGGGCACCGTTTTCCCCTGAAGCCGCCGCTGCACTAGCCTGGCGATGTAGGCCCCCTGCTGCATGGCCACGGGGGCAACGCCCGGCAGCGGCTTCTTCTCCGAGGAATCTGCACCATTGTCCTGGTGGGCAAAGTGGGCCAGGTCGCCCACCACAAAAATATTGGGCTGCTCCGGCAGGCTGAGGTCAGGATTCACCATCACCCGGCCCGATCGGTCGAGCTGGGCACCGGCCCGAGCGGCCAGCACCTTGCCCATCGCCGACGCCTTTACTCCAGCGGCCCAGAGAATGGTTTTGGCCCGCACCTGCTCGGTCTGATCGCCCTGGCGCACCGTCACCACATCGTCGGCAATGTCGGTTACCAGCGACTGGGTGCGCACCGTCACGCCCAGCTCTGCCAGCGAGTCGGCGGCCTTGGCCGACAGGTCAGCGGGGTAGGGGGGCAGCACGCGATCGAGCCCTTCTAACAGCAAAATGCGGGTTTCGGTGGTGTCAATGTCATGGAATTCGTCTTTAAGGGTGTGAAAAGCCAGCTCGGCTAGGGCCCCGGCCAGCTCCACGCCGGTTGGCCCGCCGCCGACCACCACAAAGGTCAGCCAGGCCCGCCGCCGCTCTGGGTCTGACTCTTTTTCGGCGGCTTCAAAGGCCCCAAAAATTCGTTTCCGCATCTCCAGAGCGTCCTCCAGGGTTTTGAGCCCCGGCGCGGCCTCGGCCCACTGATCGTTGCCAAAGTAGTGGTGGCTGACCCCCGTGGCCACAATCAGCGTGTCGTAGGGCAGCGTTGTATGGTTCAGCTTCACCTGCTGCTGCCTGGGGTCGATATCGATAGCCGTATCCATCAGGACTTTGACGCGGCGATAGCGGCTAAGAATCGCCCGCAGGGGGGAAGAAATATCGCCGGGCGACAGCTTTCCGGTAGCTACTTGATAGAGCAGCGGCTGAAACAAATGAAAGTTGCGTTTGTCTATGAGGGTGATTTCAACCCGCTTGGTTTTTCCTAACGCCTTAGCGGCGTAGAGGCCGCCAAACCCTCCGCCAACGATGACAACCCGGTGAGGTCTGGTTTCAACGGCAGTGTTTTCCATGGAATTGGCTCCACTTTAAATAGCCTTTAAATAGTCCCTGCCGAAGCCCGCTGGGGAGAGTACTGCAATCTAGCGCTACTTCACTCCACAGCGCGATCGCCTTGTCTAGCAGACTATTTCACAAAGTACAGATTCACAAAGTACAGACTGAGAAATGCCCGAAGTAATGCTGGTTAACTTCAGTGTAAGGATTCGGCAGGAGCTTGTGGGCGTTGCGATCGCCCCGGCAACTCCACCCCAGGCTAGACGCTGCCCCTGGCCCGTCTACCTAAGCTGAAGGTGTAGCGCTCGGGCCAGGGGCGATCGGCTCATTGCTTAACCCAGGGCGGCGGGCGGGCTCGCAATCGTTGAGAGGCGATCGCCGCAGCGTCCTGACCTCTGGCGCGGTTGCCCTAGCTTTTGACTACGCCACCACAACTTCAAGGAGATTTACCATGGCTCAAGCACTTAAAAACCGTAGGGTAGCAATCTTAGCCACCGACGGGTTTGAGCAAGTTGAGTTAACCGAGCCCAAGCAGGCTCTAGAACAGGCCGGTGCCCAAGTGCACGTTGTCGCTCCCCAGGGGGACTCCATTCAGGGGTGGAACCACTACGAAAAAGGCGACCAAGTGCCGGTCGATCGCCTTCTAGATCAGGTCAACCCCAGCGATTACGACGCGCTGGTGCTACCCGGTGGAGTGATCAACCCTGACCAGCTCAGAACCAATCAGCAAGCCGTTCAGTTTATCAAAGCATTCTTTCGGGCCAGCAAACCCGTCGCCGCCATCTGCCACGGCCCCTGGACTCTGGTCGAAGCCGATGTGGTCAGAGGCCGCACCGTCACCTCCTGGCCCTCCCTCAAAACCGACCTCAGCAATGCCGGTGCCAACTGGGTTGACCAGGAAGTCGTCGTCGATCAGGGGCTAGTCACCAGCCGCAACCCCAACGATCTACCCGCCTTCAACAGCAAGATCGTAGAGGAATTTTGCGAGGGCAAGCACCTAGCCCAGGCCCAGTCTGCTTAACCTAAAAAG encodes the following:
- a CDS encoding sugar-binding transcriptional regulator, with the translated sequence MGDIYGEKRDGRRPAQQGHRKLDQAAHAAWLYYIAGNTQEEIACKLNVSRQAAQRLVALAVSEKLIKFRLDHPLSHCIALAEALRDRFGLSLCEVVPDPAVGGDPYNGLGVCAATHLETYLVAKSPSILAFSSGRTLRAMVDQIPSMDQPQHKIVSIVGNMSHYGLAGRHEVVMHLSDRVGSQTYPVPTPAVATSVEERDLLQTQRSFLAVKALAEQAKVTFVGISHIAWNAPLHEDGFINDAELTELIELGAVGEIAGWAFDAQGMLLPAGTNSRVAGVPLEQPAQHLVIGVAGGLRKTEAIFAALQGQLISGLITDETVATAILAK
- a CDS encoding NAD(P)/FAD-dependent oxidoreductase, translated to MENTAVETRPHRVVIVGGGFGGLYAAKALGKTKRVEITLIDKRNFHLFQPLLYQVATGKLSPGDISSPLRAILSRYRRVKVLMDTAIDIDPRQQQVKLNHTTLPYDTLIVATGVSHHYFGNDQWAEAAPGLKTLEDALEMRKRIFGAFEAAEKESDPERRRAWLTFVVVGGGPTGVELAGALAELAFHTLKDEFHDIDTTETRILLLEGLDRVLPPYPADLSAKAADSLAELGVTVRTQSLVTDIADDVVTVRQGDQTEQVRAKTILWAAGVKASAMGKVLAARAGAQLDRSGRVMVNPDLSLPEQPNIFVVGDLAHFAHQDNGADSSEKKPLPGVAPVAMQQGAYIARLVQRRLQGKTVPPFHYDDVGSLAVIGHHAAVVTMGQLKVWGFPAWLIWIFVHIYYLIEFDNKLLVMIQWLWNYFTRKGGARLITWEESRLDEPVAVEQELQPVPERTAGELKTPIIADS
- a CDS encoding carbohydrate ABC transporter permease; this encodes MTSSIATPAHSPPPARARSHRSIPARLLVAPSVILLVLWMVVPLAMAIWFAFQRYNLLIPDNREFVGFANFTYILTDPTLWISIGITMILVVSVLAITIGLGTVLAVLFNQEFFGRGVARVLAISPFFVMPTVSALIWKNMLMHPVNGLFAQITRGLGLGAIDWFADFPLLAIIIIVAWQWLPFALLILLTAIQSLDTDQMEAARMDGASAMQLFRFVVLPHLNRAIAVVAMIETIFFLTIFAEIFVTTGGGPGLATTNLAYYIYLKALLEFDVGGASAGGLIAVVLANIVAIFLMRSVARNLDT
- a CDS encoding carbohydrate kinase codes for the protein MTEPVICLGECLVDRLFEAGETPDATSKNGTDYPGGAPANVATAIAKLGTPTRLISALGQDDLGDWLIQTVEQQGVTCQVQRVADLPTRTVLVQRDATGDRTFIGFSAPDPAAFADAHLAPEWIDTVDFSGVRYLVMGTLGLAYPTTARAMAQARDKAQRAGAKIVIDLNWRPVFWPEVELAPPKIREFLNAANLLKLSREEALWLLDTDSAADIVHQFPQCEAVLLTDGGNGSTCATRQHSVSLPAFAVDSIDTTGAGDAFLAGILHQLCQQGWESLQSADTIEDILRYASAVGALTTLKPGAIAAQPTPQEVDAFLHQPKP
- a CDS encoding carbohydrate ABC transporter permease, with product MATNRSNRWWIPLLGWLVACLLFFPIFWMFITSFKTEVAAVATPPQLFFRPTLENYVAVQTRASYFNFALNSVVISLGATIVSLLLAIPAAYAMSFFPTKRTKGTLLWMLSTKMLPAVGVLVPIYILARETGLLDTRIGLIIIYTLINLPIVVWMIYSFFKEVPKEILEADRMDGASTYQELVHVLLPLALPGIFSTALLSIILSWNEAFWSLNLTTFDAAPLTAFIASFSSPQGLFWAKLSAASSMAIAPILIFGWVSQRQLVRGLTFGAVK
- a CDS encoding sugar ABC transporter substrate-binding protein, with amino-acid sequence MRLFRRARMRARGLAAFLIGLLAVQLVNACTPGPQAEGQTRLTIATVNNGDMVVMQDLSRQFEADNPDIQLRWVMLEENILRQRTTTDVASQGGQFDVLTIGSYETPIWARRGWLRSLDGLPAEYDVDDLIDPIRTGLSYEDTLYAVPFYGESSMLYYRTDLFDEAGITVPANPTYEQVGEWASQIHDPANGVYGICLRGKPGWGENMAFLTTLVNTFGGRWFDMDWQPTIDSPEWQNAVSFYVNVMNQYGPPGASSNGFNENLALFSTGSCGMWIDATVAAGLLSNPEQSQVADRLGFARAPVESYPNGSNWLWSWALAIPATSQSPEAAERFVAWATSKEYVQLVADEYGWVAVPPGTRTSTYENPDYQAAAPFAATVLSAIESADITNPSPLPTPYQGVQYVDIPEFQAIGTQVGQRMASALANQVSVDRAIAQSQTVAERFMRHTGYIE
- a CDS encoding SDR family NAD(P)-dependent oxidoreductase: MSATATYAFMGKTILITGGAGEIGRATAHRFAANGAAVVLLDINETKLAEVAQGLKDYGNPVYTFCCDVTQSEAVAQAFARVIEQVGHLDYVFNNAGYQGAFATTDEYPEEDFQKVIDINVVGVFHILKAAARHLRATGGGAIVNMASHAGVDGPPNMLAYAASKFAVIGMTQTAAKDLAPHGIRVNALSPSLIGPGMMWTRQTELQAGVGSQYFDSSPKVVEQQMIDSVPLRRLGRLEEVASGVAFLMSDEASYITGFNLDITGGQ
- a CDS encoding intradiol ring-cleavage dioxygenase, translated to MPRQYVSRTDGLSLKRRDALGFIGGSLMVSLLGCARRPSTSAEPSGTVAQPSTGAAGQPACTVRPQQTEGPFFVDDGLTRSDIRSDPATGTVKPGVPLTLQFQVSQVGANACVPLAGAMVDIWHCDATGAYSDVADRRANTLGQKFLRGAQVTHTDGTVGFTTIYPGWYPGRAVHIHFKIRGSTAANQGYEFTSQLYFDDALSDRIYAQAPYSTRGDRTTRNQNDGIFRSGGDQLMLPVTQNGEGYTGRFEIGLELA
- the xylB gene encoding xylulokinase is translated as MADVVIGLDLGTGGVRAIAVDLQGQVVAQTTQSYPLLTPHPGWTEQRPADWVNATLAALSTVADQLNGQSVLGLGLSGQMHGLVPLDGAGQVIRPAILWNDQRTGQAVAAIEAAVPRQELIQRTGNPAITGFQLPKLVWLRQEEPQAYEQVQRVLLPKDYLGYVLTGAAATEPSDASGIGCLNLASRQWDTDILTALDISPDLFPQVVESTATVGRLQSAIADRTGLPKGLPVVAGGGDNAAAAIGLGISERNLGRGSLSIGTSGVIFAPCDRPTPDPEGRVHLFCHADGGYHLLGVTLAAGGALRWYRDTFAPDIAFNDLMALAETSEPGARGVLFLPHLAGERSPYLDPDTRGAWVNLSLAHTQGDLIRAVLEGVAFSLRATLEVIQEIAPVNQLLATGGGVRSPLWFHLLADVLGTELVAPKAEEGAAYGAAILAMVGVGVYPSLAVAFEMLPEAIEAVQPQQHAAYEAAFERYTPLYESLKVVR
- a CDS encoding type 1 glutamine amidotransferase domain-containing protein; translation: MAQALKNRRVAILATDGFEQVELTEPKQALEQAGAQVHVVAPQGDSIQGWNHYEKGDQVPVDRLLDQVNPSDYDALVLPGGVINPDQLRTNQQAVQFIKAFFRASKPVAAICHGPWTLVEADVVRGRTVTSWPSLKTDLSNAGANWVDQEVVVDQGLVTSRNPNDLPAFNSKIVEEFCEGKHLAQAQSA